The region ACATGCCGACTTTTTTGTATCGATACATTTGAATGCCATCCCGTCATCCAGATGGCATGGTGCACAAACCTTTTACTACCCAAAATTTGAAGAGAGCAAGCATCTGGCTAAGATGATCCAGTCTGAAGTGATTCGTAATCTGGAAAACACAAACCGCACGCCTTTAGCACTCAATACGGTCTATTTATTAAAGCATGCCGGAGTTCCCGGTGCCTTGGTAGAACTTGGCTTTCTATCCAATGAACAGGAGCGGGAACAGTTAAAGCAGGATGACTATCAATTGAAAATGGCCGGCAGTATTTATGAAGGGATTTTACGGTATGCGACAGAGGATATGGAGGAAGGGGAAGATTAAATGGAGTGGGCGATGATGTGTGTTGATTGCGGAACTTGAAGAATCAGACCGGGAATGGGGATATCAAAAAGTGTGAGGATATCGCCTTGGCAATGGGATTTATCGACCAGAAAACGTGATATATCAATTGCAAATGTGAAGATATCAACCAATGGCATACGCGTTTCGACCTAAAGGTGTAAGGTATCGACCAAGAAGCATGTACTATCAACCCATTGGACAAGAATATCGACCGGGGTGCGGAAAATATCGACCAAATTGCAAGCTATATCGACCAAATCTGATAAAATATCAACCTGCCCAAAGAGGTGTGAATATTAATTAAATCAGTTCGCCGTTATATTAACAATGGAACTGATCAGCTGTGACCATCAACATGATTCATATCACTTAGATTTATGTTATACTAGCAAGTAATGACAGAATAACGTTCATGTTCTGTCGATGCTAGGAAAGGAATGGTGATTTACCGTGTTACAGAAGGAAGAAGTCATTCAGTTACTGAGCTCGGTTAAGGATCCTTTTTTACATAAAACACTGGAAGAAACGGGTGGTGTAAAAGAGGTTACCATAAAGGAAGAGAAGAAACATGTCAGTGTCAAATTGGCAATCGGGAAGACAAATACTAGCGAGCAAATGCAGCTGCAACAGCAAGTCGTCGGTATTTTGAAGAAGAATGGTGCCACTACAGTTGGACTGCGTTTTGAACAGTTGCCTGATGAGGTGATTCAGAAATTCCAGCCAGCTGCAGAAAAAGCGCAAGAGGCATCATTAATGGGTGGAAATTCCAATCCGAATTTTATCGCTATTTCCAGTGGTAAAGGGGGCGTTGGGAAATCGACTGTAACCGTTAACCTGGCGATTGCTTTACATCGTCTTGGCAAGAAGGTTGGCATTATCGATGCAGATATTTACGGATTTAGTGTCCCTGATATGATGGGAGTGGAGACACGTCCAGTCGTTCGCAATGAAAAAATCTACCCGGTTGAACGGATGGGTGTAAAAGTTATTTCCATGGGTTTCTTTGTAGAGGACAACTCCCCAATCATTTGGCGCGGACCAATGCTTGGGAAAATGTTAAATAGCTTTTTCAAGGAAGTGGAATGGGGCGATTTGGATTATTTGCTTCTTGATCTGCCACCGGGAACAGGGGATATTGCCATGGATGTGCATGAACTGTTACCGACTTGTAAGGAAGTCATTGTGACAACACCACATCCAACTGCAGCATTTGTAGCGGCTCGGGCAGGGCAAATGGCGATTAAAACAAATCACCAAATCCTGGGCGTTGTCGAAAATATGGCTTATTTTGAAAGTGAGAAAACCGGTGAAAAGGAATATGTATTCGGCCATGGTGGCGGTAAAAAGTTGGCAGAAGTATTAAAAACCAAAGTTCTTGGACAGCTGCCACTAAAACAGCCATATGAGGAAGAGGATGTATTTGCACCATCTGTATATCAGCAAGATCATCCACTTGGACAAGAATATCACCGGATGGCATCGAAAATTGTGGCTGAAGTGGAAGGGTAAAGCATTACAATTTATGTGATAAAAAAGAGGTGGCCGTTGAGTCTCACCTCTTTTTTATTTATCCAATTCCTTCTTCAGAGGCATTATCCCCTTTGTTGCCTTTATCCCCTTTTCCTTGTTTTTGCTGCCCTTGTTCCTCAGCAGCCTTTAACAGGGTTTCTGTCATTTTTGCCTGGAATGTTGGACTTTGCAATGTTTCTTTAACAGTGTCCTGCAAATGATCACGGAATTTCTGGCTTTGCATTACGTTTAGCATTTGCTCTTGCATTTGCGGATTTTTGAGGAGGCTTAGCATTTGCTTCTGATAATCGGGATCCTTCATGAGTTCCTTCATCAACTTTTGATGCTCGGTTGCCATTGATTTAGCAAAACTGTTCACAAATGTTGGATCACTAAAAAGCTTCTCCCACATCTGTTTCCCTTCATCAGAGACAAGCGCCTCATTAACCGCTTTTTTGACGGTATCATCCTGCATAACAAGCTGTTGTTTCATTTGTTCATCAGCCAATAATTCTTTAAGTGCTTTTTTTCCATCTTCCGTTTGTAATATATCTAAAACCATTTTCTTCGTTGTATCGTAGTCTGATTTCTGTACGGCAGAGCTTTGTCCGTCGCTACAGGCAGATAGGCTTAGGATGGCCAGCGCAGCAAAGGATATAAAAATTGCCCGAAGCATTTTAATCCT is a window of Lentibacillus daqui DNA encoding:
- a CDS encoding Mrp/NBP35 family ATP-binding protein → MLQKEEVIQLLSSVKDPFLHKTLEETGGVKEVTIKEEKKHVSVKLAIGKTNTSEQMQLQQQVVGILKKNGATTVGLRFEQLPDEVIQKFQPAAEKAQEASLMGGNSNPNFIAISSGKGGVGKSTVTVNLAIALHRLGKKVGIIDADIYGFSVPDMMGVETRPVVRNEKIYPVERMGVKVISMGFFVEDNSPIIWRGPMLGKMLNSFFKEVEWGDLDYLLLDLPPGTGDIAMDVHELLPTCKEVIVTTPHPTAAFVAARAGQMAIKTNHQILGVVENMAYFESEKTGEKEYVFGHGGGKKLAEVLKTKVLGQLPLKQPYEEEDVFAPSVYQQDHPLGQEYHRMASKIVAEVEG
- the gerD gene encoding spore germination lipoprotein GerD, which translates into the protein MLRAIFISFAALAILSLSACSDGQSSAVQKSDYDTTKKMVLDILQTEDGKKALKELLADEQMKQQLVMQDDTVKKAVNEALVSDEGKQMWEKLFSDPTFVNSFAKSMATEHQKLMKELMKDPDYQKQMLSLLKNPQMQEQMLNVMQSQKFRDHLQDTVKETLQSPTFQAKMTETLLKAAEEQGQQKQGKGDKGNKGDNASEEGIG